In Agarivorans gilvus, one genomic interval encodes:
- a CDS encoding ABC transporter permease produces MSVDISWLALAGFSLILIVPLGLNRYFKLALGKDLIGSLLRMLVQLSLLGLYLQYLFELNNLWLNLGWLALMLLVGASAIVGKAKLPQKVLLLPVLAGLVVGLSPVLLILLLGLLQLQPWYQTQYLIPLAGMLLGNSLSGNIVALQRLFNALSEKQTEYYGYLALGANRQQATESFVQSAMQQALAPLLASMSTMGLVTLPGMMTGQILGGSDPLIAVKYQILILIAILVMLSLSLACTLSLCVRLAISPSGLVRIATSHSKIAS; encoded by the coding sequence ATGAGCGTCGACATTAGCTGGCTGGCCTTGGCTGGCTTTTCTCTGATACTAATAGTGCCGCTAGGCTTAAACCGCTACTTCAAGTTAGCTCTGGGTAAGGACTTAATTGGCAGCTTACTACGGATGCTGGTACAACTCAGTTTGCTGGGTTTGTACTTACAATACCTCTTTGAACTCAATAATCTTTGGCTCAATCTAGGCTGGCTGGCCTTAATGTTACTGGTTGGAGCTAGCGCCATTGTCGGCAAGGCCAAGTTGCCACAAAAAGTGTTATTACTGCCCGTATTGGCGGGCTTAGTAGTAGGTTTAAGCCCAGTATTGCTAATCTTGCTATTGGGTTTACTACAGCTGCAGCCTTGGTACCAAACCCAGTACCTAATTCCACTGGCGGGCATGCTGCTAGGCAATAGCCTCAGTGGAAATATCGTCGCCCTGCAACGCTTATTTAACGCACTCAGTGAAAAGCAAACCGAATACTATGGCTACCTAGCGCTGGGAGCAAACCGTCAACAAGCCACCGAAAGCTTTGTGCAATCGGCCATGCAGCAAGCACTGGCTCCCTTGCTTGCATCAATGAGTACCATGGGGCTGGTAACCCTGCCCGGCATGATGACCGGGCAAATTCTTGGCGGTAGCGATCCCCTAATCGCAGTGAAATACCAAATACTGATTTTAATCGCTATTCTGGTGATGCTGAGCTTGTCACTGGCTTGTACTCTCAGCTTATGCGTTCGCTTGGCTATTAGCCCTTCCGGTTTAGTGCGCATAGCAACTAGCCACAGTAAAATAGCTTCCTAA
- a CDS encoding GGDEF domain-containing protein produces MESFRWTADFETGITQVDQQHRQLINLINKIGRLLTENQTSSSELKALNIELHTYVKEHFQTEEQLMAQHQVDIRHLKPHVQAHHEFLNEISKLNQLDQSVKYQQVKNLLDYLIQWLAYHILGIDQVLAKQLQAIQQGHSAAQAYEASEQPNDLATEPLIGALRGLFHQVSIRNHELVELNQNLEKKVQERTLALQKTNRHLQSLAHTDVLTGLPNRRHAMLQLKELWTQAAQLQQPLSCMMIDADHFKQINDNNGHDAGDAVLMLLARALRESVRNDDVVARLGGDEFLLICPNTNLQDAHQLGHSLRERISQMPLNNSKYSVSVSIGIASLDKSMEHHEMLIKAADKAVYQAKADGKNCVRVYQSSSQQQVG; encoded by the coding sequence ATGGAATCATTTCGTTGGACTGCAGATTTTGAGACAGGCATCACTCAAGTCGACCAGCAGCATCGCCAGCTAATCAACTTAATTAACAAAATCGGTCGGCTACTCACTGAAAACCAAACCTCAAGCAGCGAACTAAAAGCGCTCAACATCGAATTGCATACTTACGTAAAAGAGCACTTTCAAACCGAAGAGCAGTTAATGGCGCAACATCAAGTCGATATTCGCCACCTTAAGCCGCATGTGCAAGCCCACCATGAGTTTTTAAATGAAATATCCAAGTTAAATCAACTCGACCAATCAGTAAAATATCAACAGGTTAAAAACCTACTAGATTACTTAATTCAGTGGTTGGCTTACCACATTTTGGGCATCGACCAAGTGCTGGCTAAGCAATTGCAAGCCATTCAACAAGGCCACTCAGCAGCCCAAGCTTATGAGGCCAGTGAGCAACCGAATGACTTAGCTACCGAACCCTTAATTGGCGCCTTACGCGGGCTGTTCCATCAGGTGAGCATTCGCAACCACGAACTGGTTGAGCTCAACCAGAATCTGGAAAAGAAGGTTCAAGAGCGCACCCTAGCCTTGCAGAAAACCAACCGGCATTTACAATCCTTAGCCCATACCGACGTACTCACCGGCTTACCCAATCGACGTCACGCCATGCTGCAGTTAAAGGAGTTATGGACACAAGCCGCGCAACTGCAGCAACCTTTATCTTGCATGATGATAGATGCCGACCACTTCAAGCAAATCAATGACAACAATGGCCATGATGCAGGTGACGCAGTATTAATGTTACTAGCGAGAGCCCTACGAGAATCGGTACGAAACGACGATGTGGTGGCCCGCTTAGGAGGAGACGAGTTTCTGTTAATCTGCCCTAATACCAACTTGCAAGACGCCCATCAATTAGGCCACTCATTACGCGAACGGATCAGCCAAATGCCGCTCAACAACAGCAAATACTCGGTCAGTGTGAGCATTGGTATCGCCTCACTAGATAAGAGCATGGAGCATCATGAGATGCTGATCAAAGCCGCCGACAAAGCGGTTTATCAAGCCAAAGCCGACGGTAAAAACTGTGTCCGAGTGTATCAAAGCTCAAGCCAACAACAAGTAGGCTAA
- a CDS encoding YceH family protein: MEQNLSLEQLRVIGALLEKETTTPDQYPLSLNALTLACNQKSNREPVMALSEAEVQDVLQQLQNLRLVTEAPMSGRVVRYQHRFCNTPFGGLQLSEQQRAIICLLFLRGPQTPGELRTRSQRLANFASVQQVEQSLNELANHATGALVVKLEREPGKRESRYAHLFSAEQPLTVASEVPVSPVTEADLQAQIDQLRAELVALTQRVQDLES, encoded by the coding sequence GTGGAACAAAATTTAAGCCTTGAACAACTGCGAGTGATAGGAGCCCTATTAGAAAAGGAAACTACCACTCCAGATCAGTACCCCTTGTCGCTCAATGCGCTGACTTTAGCCTGTAATCAAAAAAGCAATCGAGAACCAGTCATGGCCTTAAGCGAAGCCGAGGTACAAGATGTTTTGCAGCAATTGCAAAATCTGCGTTTGGTTACCGAAGCGCCGATGTCGGGGCGAGTAGTGCGTTACCAGCATCGTTTTTGTAATACCCCGTTTGGTGGTTTACAACTGAGTGAGCAGCAGCGAGCGATTATTTGTTTATTGTTTTTACGTGGCCCGCAAACGCCGGGAGAGTTGCGTACCCGTAGCCAGCGTTTAGCTAACTTCGCCAGCGTTCAGCAAGTGGAGCAAAGCTTGAACGAGTTGGCCAACCATGCAACTGGAGCTTTGGTGGTAAAACTCGAGCGCGAGCCGGGTAAGCGTGAGTCGCGTTATGCACATTTGTTTTCTGCAGAGCAGCCACTAACAGTAGCGAGCGAGGTGCCGGTAAGCCCTGTAACTGAGGCCGATTTACAGGCGCAAATTGACCAGTTAAGGGCTGAGTTGGTGGCGCTGACTCAGCGGGTACAGGACTTGGAATCTTAA
- a CDS encoding HlyD family secretion protein — protein sequence MDLLLILSYASVCIAIFKIFNIPLTKWTVPTAVLGGVIIVGALIILMNYNHPYTAHGRQIYTSVPIMPVVRGKVIEVPVQANQLLKQGDVLFKLDPEPFQAVVDQRRAELAAAEQLVPQLLAQFNSAQAATNAAKAERDRSQKVYQRYAEGRRKGGANSPFSDLEVENRQQAYLSAEARLQVAQANESNARMAYESQIDGVNTTVASLLGQLDKALFDLEQTVVRAPTDGYVTQLGLRVGMVAVPMPLRPVMTFIPKEQSLFVGAFWENSINRLKEGDPAEFIVDAKPGMVFKGKVRQVLPAIAEGEFQANGRLLGAEVFFKHSRSLVLIDPEPRFDEFNFPMGVSGQVAIYTEHFHHLSVMRKVLLRMQGWLNYIFPFH from the coding sequence GTGGATTTATTACTGATTCTTAGCTACGCCAGTGTTTGTATCGCTATCTTTAAAATATTTAATATCCCACTCACCAAGTGGACCGTGCCAACCGCCGTACTTGGAGGCGTAATCATTGTTGGGGCATTGATTATTTTAATGAACTACAACCACCCCTACACTGCCCATGGTCGGCAAATTTATACCTCGGTACCAATTATGCCTGTAGTACGAGGTAAAGTAATTGAGGTGCCGGTTCAAGCTAATCAGCTATTAAAACAAGGTGATGTATTATTTAAATTAGACCCAGAACCCTTTCAAGCGGTAGTCGACCAGCGCCGCGCCGAACTGGCCGCCGCTGAGCAACTGGTTCCTCAGCTACTGGCACAATTCAACAGCGCTCAAGCGGCCACCAATGCGGCGAAAGCCGAACGAGACCGCAGCCAAAAAGTCTATCAACGCTACGCAGAAGGCCGCAGAAAAGGCGGTGCCAATAGCCCCTTTAGCGACTTAGAAGTAGAAAACAGACAACAAGCTTATTTGAGTGCTGAGGCTAGATTGCAGGTAGCTCAGGCCAACGAGAGCAATGCCAGAATGGCCTATGAGTCACAAATTGACGGCGTAAATACCACTGTTGCCAGCTTACTCGGCCAACTAGACAAAGCCCTATTTGACTTAGAGCAAACCGTTGTTCGCGCTCCCACCGACGGTTATGTTACACAACTAGGCTTACGGGTGGGCATGGTAGCCGTACCGATGCCACTGCGTCCGGTGATGACCTTCATTCCCAAAGAGCAGTCACTGTTTGTGGGTGCCTTTTGGGAAAACTCTATCAACCGCTTAAAAGAAGGCGACCCTGCTGAGTTTATAGTCGACGCCAAACCGGGCATGGTATTTAAAGGCAAGGTGCGCCAAGTGCTGCCAGCCATTGCCGAGGGTGAATTTCAAGCTAACGGCCGGCTACTGGGCGCGGAGGTATTTTTTAAACACAGTCGCAGCCTAGTACTGATTGACCCAGAACCGCGTTTTGACGAATTTAACTTTCCCATGGGAGTCAGTGGCCAAGTGGCCATTTATACCGAGCACTTCCATCACCTCTCGGTGATGCGTAAAGTCTTACTCAGAATGCAAGGTTGGCTGAACTACATCTTCCCCTTCCATTAA
- a CDS encoding DUF3302 domain-containing protein: MFLDFFALGMLFFVGLTLFYGIIAIHDIPYEISKHRNHPHQDAIHVAGWVSLFTLHVLWPFLWIWATLYREERGWGFQQLQEKEQQLEQDEQQLASREQELSEEVAKLKRQVAIISKHVQQLEQGEDK; the protein is encoded by the coding sequence ATGTTTTTGGATTTCTTCGCGCTCGGCATGCTATTTTTCGTTGGTCTAACGCTGTTTTACGGGATCATTGCCATTCACGACATTCCCTATGAGATATCTAAACACCGCAACCACCCCCACCAAGATGCCATCCATGTTGCTGGCTGGGTCAGCTTATTTACCTTACATGTACTTTGGCCCTTCCTTTGGATTTGGGCCACGCTTTATCGCGAAGAGCGCGGTTGGGGCTTTCAACAACTGCAGGAAAAAGAACAACAGTTAGAACAAGATGAACAACAACTGGCTTCCCGAGAACAAGAACTGAGCGAAGAAGTGGCCAAACTAAAACGTCAGGTGGCCATCATCAGCAAGCACGTTCAACAGCTAGAACAAGGGGAGGATAAATAG
- a CDS encoding DUF2860 family protein, translating to MPKYFSPALGLSLLLSITAHARPISEPAGWSGAINLNLGYSNSQNQFSTDDDNQITNDLNNSGKTINSALLFPLLTINYTTADLRNQFFLGNSRENLGRAQFQYELGYRRMLSQRSKLTLAYFPELPLLNETWSDPYLTNVARQETEENYQGGRLRYEAIGDSPVTLEYIYAKRTIDKETSGHALFGANSTQAQALRREADLHRIIAEGFVPLSKTWTFTPALAYTTAKAQGSANDFNQYALRLNGLYRSGQHLLNLNAEYSYTKYSASNPVFANQTQQDDSYSLFALYVYNQPFAWKNAFFNIIAGYSQSDSNISFYDSKGSIAAFGFGYNF from the coding sequence ATGCCAAAATACTTCAGTCCCGCACTCGGTTTAAGTCTACTGCTTAGCATAACAGCTCATGCTCGCCCAATATCTGAGCCTGCTGGCTGGTCGGGGGCAATTAACCTTAACCTGGGCTACAGCAATAGCCAGAATCAGTTTTCTACCGATGACGACAATCAAATCACTAACGACTTGAATAACAGCGGTAAAACCATTAACTCTGCGCTACTCTTCCCATTGCTTACCATTAATTACACCACAGCAGACTTACGTAACCAGTTCTTTTTAGGGAACAGTCGCGAAAACCTAGGCCGGGCTCAGTTTCAATACGAACTAGGCTACCGCCGCATGCTAAGTCAGCGCAGCAAGCTGACTCTGGCTTACTTTCCCGAACTTCCACTGTTGAATGAAACCTGGAGCGATCCTTATCTGACCAATGTGGCCAGACAGGAAACCGAAGAAAACTATCAAGGAGGCAGACTGCGCTATGAAGCGATTGGCGATAGTCCAGTGACCTTAGAGTATATCTATGCTAAACGCACTATAGACAAAGAAACCAGCGGTCACGCGCTATTTGGCGCGAACTCAACTCAAGCCCAAGCGCTACGCCGTGAAGCCGACTTACATCGGATTATCGCCGAAGGCTTCGTTCCTCTCTCGAAAACGTGGACCTTTACTCCAGCGCTAGCGTATACCACCGCCAAGGCTCAAGGCAGTGCTAACGACTTCAACCAATACGCGCTGCGACTTAATGGCTTATACCGTTCAGGACAACACTTGCTCAACCTCAATGCCGAATATAGCTATACCAAATATTCTGCTAGCAACCCGGTATTCGCCAATCAAACTCAGCAAGATGATAGCTATTCCTTATTCGCCCTGTATGTCTACAACCAACCTTTTGCCTGGAAAAACGCTTTTTTCAATATCATCGCAGGCTACAGCCAAAGTGACTCCAACATTAGCTTTTACGACAGCAAAGGCAGCATTGCCGCCTTTGGTTTTGGCTACAACTTCTAA
- the pyrI gene encoding aspartate carbamoyltransferase regulatory subunit: protein MKKKLQVEAIAHGTVIDHVPAGQGIKILKFFQLSAAQERITVGLNLPSGERQQKDLIKVENTVFDENQANQLALFAPNATINVIEDFEVVRKFHVSTPEQIKGVFACPNSNCISHNEPIDSNFYVRHQQQEIKLKCHYCEKSFDRSLFSELD, encoded by the coding sequence ATGAAGAAAAAACTACAGGTAGAAGCGATTGCTCATGGTACGGTAATCGACCACGTTCCGGCTGGCCAAGGCATTAAAATCTTAAAGTTTTTCCAACTGTCTGCGGCACAAGAGCGAATCACCGTAGGGCTTAACTTACCCAGTGGCGAGCGCCAACAGAAGGATCTTATCAAGGTAGAAAATACCGTATTTGACGAGAACCAAGCCAATCAGCTGGCCTTGTTCGCGCCTAACGCCACCATCAATGTAATTGAAGATTTCGAAGTAGTACGTAAATTCCATGTATCTACCCCGGAACAAATCAAAGGGGTCTTTGCTTGCCCTAACAGTAATTGCATTAGCCATAACGAACCCATAGACAGTAACTTCTATGTGCGCCACCAGCAGCAAGAGATTAAATTGAAATGCCATTACTGCGAGAAATCCTTTGATCGCAGCCTATTCTCCGAGCTCGATTAA
- the pyrB gene encoding aspartate carbamoyltransferase, with product MNNPLYQKHIISIPDFSRQELELIVDTAQSIKQQPRPELLKNKVVASCFFEASTRTRLSFETAVQRLGGSVIGFADGANTSLGKKGETLVDSVKVISSYSDAFFMRHPQEGAARLASEFSSVPVINGGDGSNQHPTQTLLDLFTIYETQGSLEGLKVAFVGDLKYGRTVHSLTQALSLFGCEFYFIAPSALAMPDYIIEELNERNINYSLHDSIEEVVGELDILYMTRVQKERFDETEYQHMKSSFILRASMLSEVKDNLKILHPLPRVDEITTDVDSTPYAYYFEQAENGVYARQALLALVMTNEFGA from the coding sequence ATGAACAACCCGCTTTATCAAAAGCACATTATCTCCATCCCTGATTTTTCTCGTCAGGAGCTAGAGTTAATTGTCGATACCGCCCAGAGTATTAAACAACAACCCCGCCCTGAATTACTGAAAAATAAAGTGGTTGCCAGCTGTTTTTTTGAGGCCTCTACCCGTACCCGTTTGTCTTTTGAAACCGCAGTACAACGTTTAGGCGGCAGCGTGATCGGCTTTGCCGATGGAGCGAACACCTCTTTAGGGAAAAAAGGCGAAACCTTAGTCGACTCTGTAAAAGTGATATCTTCTTACAGCGACGCATTTTTTATGCGCCATCCGCAAGAAGGCGCTGCTAGGTTGGCTAGCGAGTTCTCTTCGGTGCCGGTGATTAACGGCGGCGATGGTTCTAACCAACACCCTACCCAAACCTTGTTAGATTTATTTACCATCTACGAAACCCAAGGCTCGCTAGAAGGCCTAAAAGTCGCCTTTGTGGGTGATTTAAAATACGGCCGCACGGTTCACTCTCTCACCCAAGCCTTATCTTTGTTTGGCTGTGAGTTCTACTTCATTGCACCAAGCGCCTTGGCGATGCCTGACTACATCATCGAAGAGCTGAATGAGCGTAATATCAACTACAGCTTGCATGACAGCATTGAAGAGGTGGTTGGCGAGCTAGATATTTTATACATGACGCGTGTACAAAAAGAGCGCTTCGATGAGACCGAATATCAGCACATGAAATCGAGCTTCATTCTGCGCGCCAGTATGCTGAGCGAAGTAAAAGACAATTTAAAAATTCTTCATCCGCTGCCACGGGTGGATGAAATCACCACCGATGTTGATAGCACCCCTTACGCCTACTACTTTGAGCAAGCGGAAAACGGTGTATATGCTCGCCAAGCCCTGTTGGCACTGGTAATGACCAACGAATTTGGAGCCTAA
- a CDS encoding TraR/DksA family transcriptional regulator: MISDQQIETIRQQLSQQLSEIQQRLEQDDHLIKDKSELGDDVDRANQEESQQLQLNRRQHDLAHVKSIKDALRRIEDKDYGFCEACGEDISAARLNARPESRYCIDCQDYRERKNSQYA, from the coding sequence ATGATTAGCGACCAACAAATCGAGACCATACGTCAGCAATTGAGCCAACAACTCAGTGAAATTCAACAACGCCTAGAACAAGACGATCATCTGATTAAAGATAAGAGCGAGTTAGGCGATGACGTAGACCGGGCCAACCAAGAAGAGTCTCAACAACTGCAGCTTAATCGTCGTCAACATGATCTTGCCCATGTGAAAAGCATTAAAGACGCACTGCGCCGTATTGAAGATAAAGACTATGGTTTTTGTGAAGCTTGTGGCGAAGACATTAGCGCTGCACGCCTTAACGCGCGGCCGGAATCTCGCTACTGCATCGACTGCCAAGATTACCGAGAGCGTAAAAATAGTCAATACGCTTAA
- a CDS encoding extracellular solute-binding protein, which produces MNRINMALVSLLALSTSGVIAQEEKVLNVYNWTEYIAEDTISEFEKETGIKVIYDVFDSNEVLEAKLLSGSTGFDIVSPSHDFYARQITAGVYQKLDRSKLTNWDNLDPKLLATLENYDPGNQYGIPYMWGTTGIGYNVNKVKEILGEDADLNSWSLVFDPAIVSQLSQCGVAFLDAPSEVVAAMLNYMGKNPNSSKPGDYQGEIEDLMEQLRPHVRYFHSSQYINDLASGDICVAIGWSGDVLMAGDRAAEADNGVELEYIIPKEGAGVWFDMFAIPKDAKHPENAHAFINYILRPEVIAKVTDYVWYANPNTKATALIDPEIAAHEGIYPSEEAAEHLYGFMSIPPRVERVRTRLWTKFKTGR; this is translated from the coding sequence GTGAATAGAATAAACATGGCGCTAGTAAGCTTATTAGCCTTAAGCACTAGCGGAGTAATAGCTCAAGAAGAGAAAGTACTTAATGTTTACAATTGGACTGAGTACATCGCAGAAGACACTATTTCTGAGTTTGAAAAAGAAACCGGAATTAAGGTGATTTACGATGTATTTGATTCCAACGAAGTATTAGAAGCCAAACTACTTTCGGGTAGTACGGGTTTTGATATTGTTTCACCCTCTCACGATTTTTATGCGCGGCAAATTACCGCTGGGGTTTACCAAAAGCTAGACCGCAGTAAGCTGACTAACTGGGATAACCTTGACCCTAAGTTATTAGCGACCTTAGAAAATTACGACCCAGGTAATCAATACGGCATTCCTTATATGTGGGGAACCACCGGTATTGGTTATAACGTTAACAAAGTAAAAGAAATTCTGGGTGAAGACGCCGACTTAAACTCTTGGTCTTTAGTGTTTGACCCCGCTATCGTTAGCCAACTAAGCCAATGTGGCGTGGCCTTTTTGGATGCGCCTAGCGAAGTAGTGGCGGCGATGCTCAATTACATGGGTAAAAATCCCAACAGCAGCAAGCCTGGCGACTATCAAGGTGAAATTGAAGACTTGATGGAGCAATTGCGTCCCCATGTTCGCTACTTCCATAGCTCGCAGTACATTAATGACTTAGCCAGCGGTGATATCTGTGTGGCGATTGGTTGGTCGGGTGATGTATTGATGGCGGGTGACCGTGCGGCCGAGGCCGATAATGGTGTTGAGCTAGAATACATTATTCCTAAAGAGGGCGCCGGTGTTTGGTTTGATATGTTTGCCATTCCTAAAGATGCTAAACATCCTGAGAATGCGCATGCCTTTATTAACTACATTCTTCGCCCCGAAGTGATTGCCAAGGTGACCGACTATGTTTGGTACGCTAATCCTAATACTAAAGCGACGGCGCTAATTGACCCAGAAATCGCTGCTCACGAAGGCATTTACCCTAGCGAAGAAGCGGCAGAGCATCTTTACGGCTTTATGAGCATTCCACCACGAGTAGAACGTGTACGCACCCGTTTGTGGACTAAGTTTAAAACGGGTAGATAA
- a CDS encoding serine O-acetyltransferase, translating to MIKNKNELNYFLAADKFALGIKKKRPGITDEIWKFQIALRHVEYYKNIKPSILNKIKLRIFQIKKHRLALKLGFHIPSNVFGPGLRINHYGNIIVNGAAKVGMWCDIHQGVNIGSNNSENGDTLVPQIGDNVWIGPGAKLFGAITVGNEVQIAANAVVNKDIINNSTVAGIPSKIIKNTGTEAICVSANKSKTKEFFKLHPEYNIYLKK from the coding sequence ATGATAAAAAACAAGAATGAATTAAACTACTTCTTGGCAGCAGATAAATTCGCACTAGGAATAAAGAAAAAAAGGCCTGGAATAACAGATGAAATATGGAAATTTCAAATTGCGCTAAGACATGTTGAATATTACAAAAACATAAAACCATCAATACTTAATAAAATAAAGCTTCGCATATTTCAGATTAAAAAACATAGACTAGCACTAAAACTAGGATTTCATATTCCTAGTAATGTCTTTGGTCCCGGACTAAGAATCAACCATTATGGTAATATCATTGTAAACGGAGCAGCAAAAGTTGGTATGTGGTGTGACATTCACCAGGGCGTTAATATTGGCTCCAATAATTCTGAAAATGGAGACACGTTAGTTCCACAAATAGGTGACAATGTTTGGATAGGACCTGGAGCAAAGTTATTTGGAGCTATAACCGTAGGAAACGAGGTTCAGATTGCAGCAAACGCTGTAGTTAATAAAGATATAATTAACAACTCAACTGTTGCAGGAATACCTTCAAAAATAATAAAAAACACAGGTACAGAAGCTATATGCGTTTCAGCAAACAAGTCAAAAACTAAAGAGTTTTTTAAGCTTCATCCTGAATACAATATCTATCTAAAAAAATAA
- a CDS encoding heparin lyase I family protein — translation MKIYTLVSLFLLTLCIKTNAAAPPPLAKDPQVKQQVLSTIDALQHSQYFSIEAAPNESLFIHDNYVSMTLEEDTAEIYNGIRSELVFNNPYLEEDELEYRFQIRFEEGFDQNLSFYWWLFAQWHDQPDRNLGETWINFPSNSPPVSLALKSKSDLLGIALLINGNFYYWQEIETYRWYDIAFNIKWSTEETGEVTYCIDGNCHPKIIERNMLNHYQHYFKIGQYRNRNTTSKNTISIKEIKITNINITN, via the coding sequence ATGAAAATTTATACTCTAGTTAGTCTGTTTTTACTGACCCTATGTATTAAGACTAACGCCGCAGCACCGCCGCCGTTAGCCAAAGACCCACAAGTAAAACAGCAAGTGTTAAGTACTATAGATGCACTACAACATAGCCAGTATTTTTCCATTGAAGCAGCTCCTAATGAGAGCCTGTTTATTCACGATAATTATGTCAGCATGACTTTAGAGGAAGATACAGCTGAGATCTATAATGGTATTAGATCAGAATTGGTGTTTAACAACCCCTATTTGGAAGAAGATGAATTGGAATATCGTTTTCAAATCCGTTTCGAAGAAGGCTTTGATCAAAATTTAAGTTTTTATTGGTGGCTATTCGCTCAATGGCACGATCAACCCGATAGAAACCTTGGTGAAACATGGATTAACTTCCCATCAAACTCTCCACCAGTATCTCTAGCATTAAAGTCAAAAAGTGACCTGTTGGGTATTGCGCTACTCATTAATGGAAATTTCTATTACTGGCAAGAAATAGAAACATACCGTTGGTATGATATTGCCTTTAATATAAAGTGGAGCACAGAAGAAACAGGAGAAGTCACGTATTGTATAGATGGAAATTGCCATCCTAAAATCATAGAAAGAAATATGTTAAACCACTATCAACACTATTTTAAAATAGGCCAGTACAGAAACAGAAACACAACATCAAAAAACACTATAAGCATAAAAGAAATAAAGATAACAAATATAAACATCACCAACTAG
- a CDS encoding glycosyltransferase family 4 protein translates to MKIISLGTKQQGGIDSVIKAYEEDGFYATNVQHIRIATHHGDNKWKDALRFPMACSKIVFQLLSTKFSIVHAHMSYKGSFWRKLICLLLAKACGAKTIIHLHGSEFKDFYQHSSRFTQYWIRWLVRHCDQFVVLSQGWADYIKSISGVSATVIPNYIKVRPSIAIERKTKDLLFLGALIDRKGIFDLAHACAALTDKSFTLHICGAGDKQQAFTDLIAQLGIDDKIVMHGWIDTEQKQQLLKSCTALVLPSYNEGLPMVILEAMAYKLPIVSTTVGAIPEVLKDRDSALLYAPGDIESLSQKLSQLLASPSLQRQLSERAFVIYQDYTPEKVLPNLGAVYENLYSS, encoded by the coding sequence ATGAAAATAATAAGTTTAGGAACCAAGCAACAGGGTGGCATCGACTCGGTGATAAAGGCTTACGAAGAAGATGGTTTTTATGCAACAAATGTTCAACATATACGTATTGCTACCCACCACGGCGATAACAAATGGAAAGACGCCCTCCGCTTCCCTATGGCTTGTAGTAAAATCGTATTTCAACTCCTATCGACTAAATTTTCAATTGTTCACGCCCACATGTCATACAAGGGTAGTTTTTGGCGAAAGCTAATCTGCTTACTTTTAGCAAAAGCTTGTGGCGCGAAAACGATCATCCATTTACATGGCAGTGAGTTCAAAGACTTTTATCAACACTCTAGTCGCTTCACTCAATATTGGATCCGCTGGTTAGTTCGGCACTGTGACCAATTTGTCGTATTATCGCAAGGATGGGCAGATTATATTAAGTCAATCTCAGGCGTATCGGCCACAGTGATTCCAAACTACATAAAGGTGCGCCCTTCAATAGCAATTGAGCGTAAAACTAAAGATCTATTATTTCTTGGTGCATTAATTGATCGAAAAGGAATTTTTGATTTAGCGCATGCTTGTGCTGCTTTAACTGATAAAAGCTTCACCCTACATATCTGTGGTGCAGGCGACAAACAGCAGGCGTTTACTGATTTAATCGCTCAATTAGGTATTGACGATAAAATAGTTATGCACGGCTGGATTGATACAGAGCAAAAACAGCAACTTCTAAAATCTTGTACAGCCCTCGTGCTGCCCTCTTATAACGAAGGGTTACCCATGGTAATTCTTGAAGCAATGGCTTACAAACTCCCCATTGTAAGCACTACGGTAGGAGCAATTCCTGAAGTATTGAAAGACCGCGACTCAGCCTTATTGTATGCACCAGGAGATATAGAAAGCTTAAGCCAAAAATTGTCGCAATTGTTAGCCAGCCCTTCACTACAGCGGCAATTATCCGAGCGTGCATTTGTAATCTATCAAGACTACACGCCGGAAAAAGTATTACCCAACTTAGGAGCTGTCTATGAAAATTTATACTCTAGTTAG